One genomic segment of Ricinus communis isolate WT05 ecotype wild-type chromosome 3, ASM1957865v1, whole genome shotgun sequence includes these proteins:
- the LOC8258594 gene encoding protein OXIDATIVE STRESS 3 LIKE 2, with product MSITLECNSNRGMREIEPRGIVCVATARIFESPVAEERAEVNECSSSSEAASSTTSSIGKNSDLSSNGENCEDENEVQSAFKGTLDAMDALEEALSMRRGISKFYNGKSKSFTSLAEASSSSCIKEITKPENAYTRRRRNLLAFNHVWDKNRSFPHRSNGGGISKRPISSSKSTLALAVAMSSSESISSASEDSTSSSMSNTPTHLPPLHPRSRTYHNNLASLPSPRQNFSPWRSFSVADLQQCATTSDKTDTDLKYNVTRV from the exons ATGTCGATAACATTAGAGTGTAATAGCAATAGAGGGATGAGAGAGATCGAACCGAGAGGGATTGTGTGTGTTGCTACGGCGCGGATCTTTGAGTCTCCGGTAGCGGAGGAGAGGGCAGAGGTGAATGAATGTAGTAGCTCATCGGAGGCGGCTTCTTCTACGACGTCGTCGATTGGGAAGAATAGTGATCTATCCTCTAATGGTGAGAATTGTGAAGATGAAAATGAAGTCCAAAGTGCTTTTAAAGGAACTCTGGATGCTATGGATGCTTTGGAGGAGGCTTTGTCCATGAG AAGAGGcatatcaaaattttacaatggTAAATCAAAATCTTTCACAAGTCTGGCCGAGGCATCCTCCTCTTCATGcattaaagaaattacaaaacCAGAGAATGCTTACACCAGGAGACGAAGAAATTTGCTTGCCTTCAATCATGTCTGGGATAAGAATAGAAGCTTCCCTCACCGAAGCAATGGAGGCGGGATATCAAAGAGACCAATTAGTTCAAGCAAAAGCACGTTGGCCCTTGCCGTCGCTATGAGCAGCTCTGAGAGTATTAGTAGCGCAAGTGAGGATTCTACTTCAAGCTCAATGTCCAATACGCCCACACATCTTCCACCGCTGCACCCGCGATCCAGGACTTATCATAATAATCTTGCTTCGCTGCCATCTCCACGGCAAAACTTCTCGCCATGGCGTTCATTCTCAGTAGCCGATCTACAGCAATGTGCCACTACATCTGACAAAACTGACACAGACTTGAAATATAATGTTACTCGTGTTTAA